Proteins co-encoded in one Natronorubrum daqingense genomic window:
- a CDS encoding BrxA family protein, translating to MMTQPVDSEDVEYDSWIAHNTTYIEETKRVLEEYVELQSFDDTKERVVGDNILNKETSKYRKTVFREIARRYIPHEDEYVETPLMRVLASEVDETIKEWILYYEFSQNKLIRQLTIDFLYKKYTSGSLLIQAPEIREYITELGKNHPEIQDWSQSTLEEASTKYLSALKNFGLLKGTLEKEFEVFYVPDEAIAYVCYQLYGDDAETVEELVSHPDWRLFFFDEDEVRRRLQGISPRYIRYEKRGSTERIEPVFDDIHEAIDDF from the coding sequence ATGATGACTCAACCAGTTGATTCGGAAGACGTTGAGTACGACTCCTGGATAGCTCACAATACGACGTATATCGAGGAGACAAAACGCGTTCTGGAGGAGTACGTTGAACTCCAGTCTTTTGACGATACCAAGGAACGCGTCGTCGGGGATAATATTCTAAATAAAGAGACTAGCAAGTATCGAAAGACCGTATTCCGCGAGATTGCTCGTCGATACATCCCTCATGAAGATGAGTATGTTGAAACACCGCTGATGCGCGTACTAGCATCCGAGGTGGATGAGACCATCAAAGAGTGGATCCTCTACTACGAATTTTCGCAGAATAAGTTGATCCGTCAGTTGACGATCGACTTCCTGTACAAGAAATACACCAGTGGCTCACTCCTTATTCAAGCCCCAGAAATACGCGAGTACATCACTGAGTTAGGAAAGAATCATCCGGAGATACAGGACTGGTCTCAGAGTACGCTTGAGGAAGCGAGTACGAAGTACCTGAGCGCTCTGAAGAATTTTGGACTGTTAAAAGGGACTCTGGAAAAAGAGTTTGAGGTGTTCTATGTTCCTGACGAAGCGATAGCGTACGTCTGCTACCAACTCTATGGAGACGACGCTGAGACAGTGGAGGAACTCGTTTCGCATCCAGATTGGCGGCTATTCTTCTTCGACGAAGATGAGGTTCGGCGAAGATTGCAAGGAATCAGCCCCCGGTATATCCGATACGAAAAGCGAGGTAGTACCGAACGAATCGAGCCGGTTTTCGACGATATTCACGAGGCCATCGATGACTTCTAG
- the pglX gene encoding BREX-1 system adenine-specific DNA-methyltransferase PglX produces the protein MSAKTRHNGLSADVRSDIRSTILQARKTLEDEFERQLERYGIYDDERVPVSSLSHLSVEDIATRKEIDAALERELEATDGLYGRAYQNYIREATKEHLNRLVGLKTIEARDLVTETLRTRAEYGNRSYMHYTVDEIAGELTDTSDDGLGVALDLAYQEIGSEIQVLFDGSDYTAIEPGFAVRREVLEELDDLENDVWASDEAMGWVYQYFGKNEREEIDHRINEGDYKVRDTDVATKTQLFTPRYIVEWMVDNSLGRLWLEMYGDQTDINDENKCFYLAPLEESLTDRNVKDVREIKVLDPACGSGHMLFYAFDVLYEMYLEHSDVAEKYIPREILKNNLYGVDIDEGAAQIAALSLYVKAKSHSPNVAIEGMNIVSANAVLVNGEKKEEVLKRADSELEQRVLEQVWTSFEHIREWGSLVRIEEQIEEIIEEELEEISSTGQSQFTNDGKLAKQSSVVAFSDDEDESWEQIKERLLTQVKYLAEEALEQNDPVEEMFAEEVEKSVRLLDVFVEDFDVVVSNPPYLGSKKMGEDLKKHIKSYKGSRNLYTAFIERCTEFADEDGYVTMVTPEDFMFLYSYRGLRKELVSNQQLIEGAHLSRYGFDQAKDSYTIPFVLRNTNPSNFQSSRFYRMTHEQEKYEDFEDKINGLKEITNYNRSNKPHDDVYVVNQNTFQEIDRQPFVYWFGSEILNLYEEYPLLDDLADVVAGLQTGDDDKFTRCWWEIEEDQIGNQYKWYMLSGDDDVYYYSPERIVRWEGDGESIKNEDGSHVRNEDYYGNQGITFRRASKRFTARVQPKDHIFSNHAHFVDVQDDERTKELVTYLCSSLVRFILQGLNPGLDFQVGDGKRIPVKEEPSEKLQSLGQSAIEVQKSKSSLYETKREFSGEIFQKSFDQYLLQKDLATSDIEIIHGLADNSVFEEYGIDGRAKDRVLDENLANLSEYPHLKNSGEIESDSREFRERIPTTEVDNETYDNIVKVIRDNMGDSIREIAEKTEVSPYTITLIRSQNDLYTRGEKQEAAGRLLSYYLGYVFGRWDHLEQVTPIEDDILVFDDQFDNNVTGRIRKCIKANFDNVYEKEAEIEELLNKDMTDWLQENFFRYHHTKEYRRRGQRIPIYWHLESDDGAFSCFLYYHAMDAETLPKLRGQYVDAKIETLENRLESIESQLEGASDDRKPELNSELEEVQEQLDDVRDFGERLDELIDEGFEPDFEAGIWENIQQVDEYDLLQTELDKL, from the coding sequence ATGTCAGCGAAAACTCGACACAACGGTCTCAGCGCGGACGTTCGATCGGACATCCGAAGCACCATTTTACAGGCTCGCAAGACGCTCGAGGACGAATTTGAACGCCAACTCGAGCGCTACGGGATATACGATGACGAGCGAGTCCCGGTGAGTTCGCTATCTCACCTGTCCGTCGAGGATATTGCGACACGGAAAGAGATCGATGCAGCGCTCGAGCGTGAACTCGAGGCAACAGATGGACTCTACGGGCGGGCATATCAGAACTACATTCGCGAAGCGACCAAGGAGCATCTCAACCGGCTCGTCGGGCTGAAGACGATCGAAGCGCGAGATCTAGTCACAGAGACGCTTCGGACGCGGGCGGAGTACGGGAATCGCTCGTACATGCACTACACTGTCGACGAGATCGCCGGGGAGTTGACCGATACCTCCGATGACGGCCTGGGGGTTGCACTGGATTTAGCCTACCAGGAGATTGGATCGGAAATTCAGGTGCTGTTCGATGGGTCGGATTACACGGCAATTGAGCCGGGCTTTGCGGTTCGACGGGAGGTGCTTGAGGAACTTGACGATCTTGAGAACGATGTCTGGGCATCGGACGAGGCAATGGGATGGGTATACCAGTACTTTGGCAAGAACGAGCGCGAGGAAATCGACCACCGAATCAACGAAGGTGATTATAAGGTACGGGACACGGATGTCGCAACGAAGACACAACTCTTCACGCCCCGTTATATCGTCGAGTGGATGGTCGATAATTCGCTGGGGCGATTATGGCTCGAAATGTACGGCGATCAGACGGACATCAACGACGAAAACAAATGTTTCTACCTCGCTCCTCTTGAGGAGTCGCTAACCGACCGAAATGTAAAGGATGTCCGTGAAATTAAGGTACTGGACCCAGCCTGTGGCAGCGGACATATGCTGTTCTACGCCTTCGATGTACTGTATGAGATGTATCTTGAGCACAGTGATGTTGCCGAGAAGTACATTCCCCGAGAGATTTTAAAAAACAATTTATATGGGGTTGATATTGATGAGGGCGCAGCCCAGATTGCGGCTCTGTCACTATATGTGAAAGCGAAGAGCCACTCACCGAATGTTGCTATTGAAGGGATGAACATCGTATCAGCAAACGCTGTATTAGTCAATGGTGAAAAAAAGGAAGAAGTGCTAAAGCGGGCTGATTCAGAGTTAGAACAGCGAGTTCTTGAGCAAGTATGGACGAGTTTTGAGCATATTCGAGAGTGGGGGAGTTTAGTTCGGATCGAAGAACAAATCGAGGAAATTATCGAGGAAGAACTTGAAGAGATTAGCTCAACAGGTCAATCACAGTTTACAAACGATGGGAAGTTGGCAAAGCAATCCTCTGTAGTTGCGTTTTCAGATGATGAAGATGAATCATGGGAACAAATAAAAGAGAGACTTTTGACACAAGTCAAGTATTTGGCCGAAGAAGCTTTGGAACAAAACGACCCTGTTGAAGAAATGTTTGCCGAGGAAGTGGAAAAAAGCGTACGCTTGTTAGATGTTTTTGTAGAAGATTTTGATGTTGTAGTGTCTAATCCTCCATATCTTGGAAGTAAGAAAATGGGTGAGGACCTGAAAAAACATATAAAAAGTTATAAGGGCAGCAGAAATCTCTATACCGCGTTTATTGAACGATGTACAGAATTCGCTGATGAAGATGGCTATGTGACAATGGTAACTCCTGAAGATTTCATGTTTCTTTATAGTTATAGGGGTCTCCGAAAAGAACTCGTGTCAAACCAACAATTGATAGAGGGTGCACATCTATCGCGCTATGGTTTTGATCAAGCTAAAGATTCGTATACAATTCCGTTTGTGCTACGTAATACTAATCCTTCCAACTTTCAGTCATCTAGATTCTACCGCATGACTCACGAACAAGAGAAGTATGAAGACTTCGAGGACAAAATCAATGGTTTGAAAGAGATAACGAATTATAACAGATCAAATAAACCACATGATGATGTATATGTTGTGAATCAAAATACATTCCAAGAAATAGACCGCCAACCATTTGTCTATTGGTTTGGATCAGAAATATTGAATTTATATGAGGAGTATCCACTATTAGACGATCTTGCAGATGTTGTTGCTGGGCTCCAGACCGGAGACGATGATAAATTCACTAGGTGCTGGTGGGAGATAGAAGAAGATCAAATAGGAAATCAATACAAATGGTATATGTTGAGTGGTGATGACGATGTCTATTACTACTCTCCAGAAAGAATCGTTCGCTGGGAAGGTGATGGGGAAAGCATAAAAAATGAAGACGGGAGTCACGTGAGGAATGAAGACTATTATGGCAACCAAGGAATCACTTTCCGTCGAGCGAGTAAGCGATTCACTGCACGTGTCCAGCCTAAAGATCACATCTTTAGTAACCATGCACATTTTGTAGATGTTCAAGACGATGAAAGAACAAAAGAACTCGTCACATACCTTTGTTCCTCACTCGTTCGCTTTATATTGCAGGGATTAAATCCTGGATTAGATTTCCAAGTGGGTGATGGGAAACGAATTCCAGTGAAAGAAGAACCGTCTGAAAAGCTTCAAAGCTTAGGGCAGAGTGCAATTGAAGTACAAAAATCAAAATCATCTCTCTATGAAACTAAGCGCGAGTTCAGTGGAGAAATTTTCCAGAAGTCATTTGATCAATACTTATTACAGAAGGATTTGGCAACATCAGATATTGAAATCATACATGGATTAGCTGACAATAGTGTCTTCGAAGAGTATGGGATTGATGGAAGGGCAAAAGATCGTGTATTAGATGAAAATTTGGCAAATCTGTCAGAATATCCACACTTGAAAAACTCAGGGGAAATTGAATCTGACTCGCGAGAGTTCCGTGAGAGAATACCCACAACCGAAGTTGACAACGAAACTTATGATAATATTGTAAAGGTCATTAGAGATAATATGGGGGACTCTATCCGAGAGATAGCGGAAAAAACTGAAGTCTCACCATATACGATCACTTTGATTAGATCCCAAAACGATCTGTATACTCGTGGTGAGAAACAAGAAGCAGCAGGCCGGCTTCTGTCATATTATCTTGGATATGTTTTCGGCAGATGGGATCATCTCGAGCAAGTCACACCTATCGAAGACGATATCCTCGTCTTCGACGATCAGTTTGACAATAACGTAACTGGTCGCATCCGCAAGTGCATCAAAGCCAATTTCGACAACGTTTATGAGAAGGAAGCCGAGATCGAGGAGTTACTCAACAAGGATATGACCGACTGGCTACAAGAGAACTTCTTCCGCTATCACCACACGAAGGAGTACCGCCGTCGCGGTCAGCGCATCCCTATTTACTGGCACCTCGAGAGCGACGACGGTGCGTTCAGTTGCTTCCTCTACTATCACGCCATGGACGCCGAAACGCTTCCAAAACTCCGCGGTCAGTACGTCGACGCCAAGATCGAAACCCTCGAGAATCGGCTCGAAAGCATCGAGAGTCAACTCGAGGGCGCGAGTGACGATCGGAAACCCGAACTCAACTCCGAACTCGAGGAGGTTCAGGAACAACTCGATGATGTTAGAGACTTCGGTGAGCGACTCGACGAGTTGATCGATGAGGGCTTCGAGCCGGACTTCGAGGCTGGCATCTGGGAGAACATCCAACAGGTCGATGAGTACGATCTCCTGCAGACTGAATTGGATAAGCTCTGA
- the brxC gene encoding BREX system P-loop protein BrxC, with translation MSSNTITTIDDIFYRSIDRHINRVVKVEQDDTETVKQELDEYVLTGSLEQHYLKILEAIRDTEHNPTDETGVWISGFFGSGKSHFMKILGYILEDKTLPDGRSAAEAFKPRAQDETLKATVDAVSRTFDSEVLMFQIGSRTSRAGEDSITDVINREFNRKQGYAELPWVARLEEDLEKEGRYEAFKEAVEANDGRDWEEIQQSAAFIEPKIEQGLVDAVPDFDEQDAKNAIENVKDEPEITPASLAERILEYVEQKEAETDQDVRFFVFLDEISQFIGDDEQLLLELQSIAEKFGEKGMGKLWLGVTSQEKLEELVPGVLAKNLEESKVGDRFPHQTDLISDNLDDVVRDRILQKKGDAIPSIETLYGDNEGRLSARYKLNSSRQMETVNDESFVECYPFLPYQLEILPQIFAALRGRGSDDRLTGRERTLIDVTQSVFNEPHNLRNRKMGALATLDLVYEEIVEDIDDDDQRTIADASPQDVDNELARRVLKSLYLLQRLDWIPNTASNIATTLYDEIGDMSAFESEVEGVLEQLVEEGYVGRGEEGYRFLQESERKLEDEIASVKVNEGRVRGRSKEFVREALDSADTVRYREQPFPVSVEVDGEQLSGSGHIHLHAYSPVHQQFEEINPRTLKTQSFDQEDTVYWIADDSDANDIKSRIKRIKQIEQIATEKQGQQLSTEEQEALDQKKEDLGRMRRSVQRDIEIAFQTGTLIYHGNETELEESGTRLDRIIQDPARDAVERVFTKLEDGLGSVSNRNIEKLFEDLESRSNPAVFKELNVVLDGELNPEARIATEVADEIDSREKAGDVPTGKALIEHFSEPPYGWSRDVVRLAAAVLFRNGSIMAIYKEQTFDSYVDDGAQDVFTQISKFREASFKERETVDPETRNEAKQLLDILFDKKVKQTDQEVAQGISEAASEWIETCKERQTNLDDAFFPLRDEPKRLVTLLTAIRDKGTSAAKINAFLEHEDELEDLVGTVKKVVEFDRSGKLDKYAIYREFLENEWEEFEDLAKTSSFVEISDDVQEAARQLEGEIDSRAVIENWSNIETDYRSVANAYARTYEDLYKQRYELYSRAADDVRAQGSDLDTDDLETAVEPLTNRMGSSSISVDIDERSHLNLNPSLKQLTEYLQTVDSYRKQSRDRIDELRPEDEDVTHYRVDLEEFFGGIIVTEEEELDAPVDRLRTEVLELLDEEDDVEVHFE, from the coding sequence ATGAGTTCAAACACGATAACCACGATTGACGATATCTTCTATCGGTCGATAGACCGGCACATCAACCGCGTCGTTAAGGTTGAACAAGACGACACAGAGACGGTAAAACAGGAACTCGACGAATACGTACTAACCGGGTCTCTCGAGCAACACTACCTAAAGATTCTGGAGGCGATCCGAGATACGGAGCACAATCCGACCGACGAAACGGGGGTCTGGATTTCCGGGTTCTTCGGCTCAGGAAAGAGCCACTTCATGAAGATCCTCGGCTACATTCTGGAGGATAAGACGCTCCCCGACGGCCGATCCGCCGCAGAGGCGTTCAAGCCTCGAGCGCAAGATGAAACCCTGAAAGCGACCGTTGACGCCGTTAGCCGAACGTTCGACTCGGAGGTGCTGATGTTCCAGATCGGCTCGCGAACGAGCCGAGCCGGTGAGGATTCGATCACAGACGTGATCAACCGCGAATTCAATCGCAAGCAAGGCTACGCGGAGCTCCCGTGGGTCGCGCGTCTGGAAGAGGACCTCGAAAAGGAAGGACGATACGAAGCGTTCAAAGAGGCAGTCGAAGCCAACGACGGACGAGACTGGGAGGAGATTCAACAGAGCGCTGCGTTCATCGAGCCAAAAATCGAACAGGGGCTCGTCGATGCCGTTCCCGATTTCGACGAGCAGGACGCGAAGAACGCGATAGAGAACGTCAAAGACGAGCCGGAGATCACTCCTGCCTCGCTCGCGGAACGAATTCTCGAGTATGTCGAGCAGAAAGAGGCCGAAACGGATCAAGACGTTCGATTCTTCGTCTTCTTGGACGAGATCTCGCAGTTCATCGGTGACGACGAGCAGTTACTCCTTGAACTCCAGAGTATCGCCGAAAAATTCGGCGAAAAGGGGATGGGGAAGCTCTGGCTCGGAGTGACTTCCCAAGAGAAACTCGAGGAACTCGTTCCGGGAGTTCTTGCGAAGAACCTCGAAGAGTCGAAAGTCGGCGACCGGTTCCCGCACCAAACGGATCTCATCTCGGATAACCTCGACGACGTCGTTCGTGACCGTATCTTGCAAAAGAAGGGAGATGCAATCCCATCGATCGAGACGCTGTACGGTGATAATGAGGGTCGGCTGAGTGCCAGATACAAACTAAACTCATCCCGTCAGATGGAAACGGTCAACGACGAGTCGTTCGTCGAGTGCTATCCATTCCTCCCCTATCAGCTGGAAATATTGCCCCAGATCTTCGCAGCCCTTCGTGGCCGAGGATCCGACGACCGGTTGACCGGCCGCGAACGGACACTCATCGACGTTACGCAGAGCGTCTTCAACGAACCGCACAACCTTCGTAATCGTAAGATGGGGGCACTCGCGACACTCGATCTCGTATACGAGGAAATTGTTGAGGACATTGACGACGATGATCAGCGGACGATTGCCGATGCATCTCCACAGGATGTCGATAACGAACTGGCACGCCGAGTACTGAAATCACTGTACCTCTTGCAGCGTCTCGACTGGATTCCCAACACCGCTTCAAACATCGCGACGACCCTGTACGACGAAATAGGGGACATGAGCGCCTTCGAGAGCGAGGTTGAGGGGGTTTTAGAGCAGTTGGTCGAAGAAGGATACGTCGGTCGTGGCGAGGAAGGATACCGGTTCCTGCAGGAATCGGAACGGAAACTCGAGGACGAAATCGCGTCCGTAAAGGTCAACGAAGGGAGAGTCCGCGGTCGCTCAAAGGAATTCGTTCGTGAGGCCCTGGACAGTGCCGATACGGTTCGGTACCGAGAACAGCCGTTCCCGGTTTCGGTCGAAGTAGACGGCGAACAACTCTCCGGTAGCGGCCACATCCACCTCCACGCCTACTCTCCGGTTCACCAGCAGTTCGAAGAAATCAACCCACGGACGCTGAAGACCCAGAGCTTCGATCAAGAGGATACGGTCTACTGGATCGCTGATGATAGCGATGCAAACGATATCAAGAGTCGAATCAAACGGATCAAGCAGATCGAACAAATTGCGACGGAAAAACAGGGTCAGCAACTCAGTACTGAAGAGCAGGAAGCACTCGATCAAAAGAAAGAGGATCTTGGTCGAATGCGACGCAGCGTCCAGCGGGACATCGAGATCGCCTTCCAGACTGGAACGCTGATTTACCACGGGAACGAGACGGAACTGGAAGAGTCGGGAACGCGTCTCGATCGAATCATTCAGGACCCGGCCCGAGACGCCGTCGAGCGGGTTTTCACCAAACTCGAAGACGGACTTGGGAGTGTCAGTAACCGAAACATCGAGAAGCTGTTCGAAGATCTCGAAAGCCGATCGAATCCGGCCGTATTCAAAGAGTTGAACGTGGTTCTCGATGGCGAGCTAAATCCAGAGGCGCGGATCGCGACTGAGGTCGCTGACGAGATCGACTCGCGGGAGAAAGCCGGTGACGTTCCTACCGGAAAGGCGTTGATCGAGCACTTCTCCGAGCCACCGTACGGTTGGAGCCGCGATGTTGTCCGGCTGGCGGCGGCCGTGTTGTTCAGAAACGGATCGATTATGGCGATCTACAAGGAGCAAACCTTCGACAGCTACGTCGACGACGGCGCTCAAGATGTGTTCACTCAGATCTCGAAGTTCCGCGAGGCTTCGTTCAAAGAGCGTGAAACGGTCGATCCAGAAACCCGAAACGAGGCAAAGCAGCTACTCGACATCCTCTTCGACAAGAAAGTCAAGCAAACAGACCAGGAGGTTGCACAGGGGATCTCGGAGGCTGCAAGCGAATGGATCGAGACGTGTAAGGAGCGACAGACGAATCTCGACGACGCGTTCTTCCCACTGCGTGACGAACCCAAGCGGCTCGTCACGCTACTCACGGCGATTCGAGACAAGGGTACGTCGGCGGCAAAGATCAACGCCTTCCTCGAGCACGAAGACGAGCTTGAGGACCTGGTCGGTACGGTGAAGAAGGTCGTCGAGTTCGATCGATCGGGCAAGCTCGACAAGTATGCGATCTATCGTGAATTCCTCGAGAACGAGTGGGAGGAGTTCGAAGACCTCGCGAAGACATCCTCATTCGTCGAGATCAGTGACGACGTACAAGAGGCAGCACGTCAGCTCGAAGGGGAGATCGATTCGAGGGCGGTCATCGAGAACTGGTCGAACATCGAGACCGACTACCGATCGGTTGCGAACGCATACGCCCGAACGTACGAAGACCTCTACAAGCAGCGATACGAGCTGTATTCGCGAGCCGCGGACGACGTGCGTGCACAAGGTTCCGATCTCGATACCGATGATCTCGAGACGGCTGTCGAGCCACTTACGAATCGGATGGGGAGTTCGTCGATCTCCGTGGATATCGACGAGCGTTCGCATTTGAACCTCAATCCGAGTCTGAAGCAGCTGACCGAGTATCTCCAGACCGTCGATTCGTATCGGAAACAGTCGCGTGATCGAATCGACGAGCTTCGGCCAGAAGACGAGGATGTTACGCACTATCGCGTCGACCTCGAGGAGTTCTTCGGAGGCATCATCGTGACGGAGGAAGAGGAACTCGATGCACCCGTTGATCGGCTTCGGACCGAAGTGCTGGAGTTACTCGACGAGGAGGATGATGTCGAGGTACACTTCGAGTAG
- a CDS encoding BREX protein BrxB domain-containing protein, with protein sequence MEELESLTIDNRERIGRRTGVPFIVFTYDPKDELSVDDTVEAYVKKLRNRGQSVERIDMRDLVFTLLEEERILDAVIEKEQANEGELREGLSSVLLGGRTDEQGLIAETIKDRIDDVDTAVVYRTGVLYPFAGISSILMQLENEIETPFVVFYPAVKEDKSLKFLDKTEGTYYRARVI encoded by the coding sequence ATGGAGGAACTCGAGTCGTTGACAATAGACAACCGAGAGCGTATCGGCCGACGTACTGGGGTCCCATTTATCGTGTTCACATACGATCCAAAAGACGAACTCTCGGTCGATGACACGGTAGAAGCGTACGTCAAAAAACTGCGTAACCGAGGACAGTCAGTGGAGCGCATTGATATGCGCGACCTCGTCTTTACTCTCCTCGAGGAAGAACGCATCCTCGATGCTGTCATCGAGAAAGAGCAGGCAAATGAGGGGGAATTGCGTGAGGGACTCTCTTCCGTCCTTCTCGGCGGGAGGACTGACGAACAGGGACTGATTGCGGAAACGATCAAGGACCGAATCGACGATGTCGATACTGCAGTGGTGTACAGAACTGGAGTCTTGTACCCCTTCGCTGGCATCTCTTCGATTCTCATGCAGCTAGAGAACGAAATCGAAACACCATTCGTCGTCTTCTATCCCGCAGTCAAAGAAGACAAGAGTTTAAAATTCCTCGACAAAACAGAGGGGACATACTACCGCGCTCGGGTGATCTAA
- a CDS encoding BrxE family protein → MSSESLEDALETVQEELESLGVDDALAREVVSYRLLVERLGEERNNEWWESIVFTETGRDRLEEVTPKTAVKARIDLAQRIGRKVEQDRLPENTVSLFYLGPTAESQIDAELENIGKEDVPFDALESLSITFDEAGWADGLVDDTEPAIDTTETVMQIGDISDESELKSRRTLREVARQCVVAYGHSTHNSLRVPYYNIDR, encoded by the coding sequence ATGTCAAGTGAATCGCTCGAGGACGCACTCGAAACCGTCCAAGAGGAGTTGGAATCACTAGGGGTGGACGATGCGTTAGCACGGGAGGTTGTCTCGTATCGACTTCTTGTTGAGAGGCTCGGAGAAGAGCGGAACAACGAGTGGTGGGAATCGATTGTTTTTACCGAAACGGGACGGGATCGACTCGAAGAAGTCACTCCCAAAACCGCAGTCAAAGCGCGAATAGACCTTGCACAGCGTATTGGCCGGAAAGTAGAACAGGACAGGTTACCCGAAAACACGGTCTCTCTCTTCTATCTCGGGCCGACTGCGGAGTCACAGATCGACGCTGAACTCGAGAACATTGGGAAGGAAGACGTTCCGTTCGATGCACTCGAATCGCTTTCAATTACCTTTGACGAGGCGGGATGGGCGGATGGTCTCGTCGATGACACCGAACCCGCTATAGATACTACAGAGACAGTGATGCAGATCGGAGATATTAGCGACGAATCGGAACTCAAGTCACGGCGTACGCTTCGTGAAGTCGCACGCCAGTGTGTAGTAGCATACGGCCACTCTACTCACAACAGCCTTCGAGTGCCCTACTACAACATCGATCGATGA